The proteins below come from a single Mya arenaria isolate MELC-2E11 chromosome 6, ASM2691426v1 genomic window:
- the LOC128238592 gene encoding biogenesis of lysosome-related organelles complex 1 subunit 3-like produces the protein MSKMGSKTENTVIVAGEASESDDEDDTLVENNQTKQTLSGALPVSPASRTADQTGVVVSGEASESDEEYEIITHEQSDLPPLNVNLAEQGDTEESAPTSPQLQQNMPPKSKYNSLLNRKLRERNIALRRHIVETIHQNYTIAGKDIHNLTLQLQKSHIAMQDVSHHMRDTTNNLFNLEDRVDIVTSCNLLPNINMPQKTMGITGSNISVPGGNTGSEPNINIQAGNTEEINAES, from the exons ATGTCAAAAATGGGAAGCAAAACTGAAAATACAGTAATTGTTGCGGGGGAGGCTTCAGAATCGGATGACGAAGATGATACTTTGGTGGAAAATAACCAAACAAAACAG ACCCTGAGTGGTGCTCTGCCTGTGTCACCTGCCAGTCGGACAGCTGACCAGACAGGTGTTGTTGTGTCTGGAGAGGCGTCGGAGTCAGATGAAGAGTATGAAATCATCACGCATGAACAGAGCGACCTACCTCCCCTGAATG TTAATCTGGCAGAGCAGGGTGACACAGAAGAAAGTGCCCCCACTTCACCACAGCTGCAACAGAACATGCCTCCAAAGTCCAAGTATAACTC ACTCCTGAACAGAAAATTGA GAGAGCGTAACATTGCCCTGCGTCGTCACATTGTCGAAACTATCCATCAGAATTACACGATAGCTGGCAAGGACATCCACAACCTCACACTGCAGCTGCAGAAGTCACATATCGCCATGCAG GATGTTTCCCATCACATGAGAGATACAACCAACAACCTGTTTAACCTGGAAGACAGAGTGGACATAGTCACTTCATGTAATCTGCTTCCCAACATCAACATGCCACAAAAAACCATGGGGATTACCGGGTCTAATATCAGTGTTCCTGGGGGAAATACTGGATCAGAACCAAACATCAATATTCAAGCGGGAAACACAGAAGAAATTAATGCAGAAAGCTAA